The following coding sequences lie in one Arachis hypogaea cultivar Tifrunner chromosome 4, arahy.Tifrunner.gnm2.J5K5, whole genome shotgun sequence genomic window:
- the LOC140184025 gene encoding uncharacterized protein has translation MLLALKSKNKLKFVDGSLKKPDKNDPLFELWDRCNTYVLAWIKISLNPEITRSMMWSKVAYELWEDLKHRYHEGDRIRIAELQEELYGTRQGEMSVTQYFTKLKSL, from the coding sequence ATGTTGTTAGCCCTAAAATCTAAAAACAAGTTGAAATTTGTTGATGGAAGTTTAAAGAAACCTGATAAGAATGATCCATTGTTTGAACTGTGGGATAGATGTAATACATATGTCTTAGCCTGGATTAAAATCTCgctaaaccctgaaatcactcgAAGCATGATGTGGAGCAAGGTTGCATATGAGCTATGGGAGGACCTGAAACACAGGTACCATGAGGGTGATAGAATTAGAATTGCAGAACTGCAGGAGGAGCTCTACGGAACAAGACAAGGAGAAATGAGCGTGACACAATACTTCACAAAACTGAAGTCACTGTGA